Sequence from the Gloeocapsopsis dulcis genome:
AATTTCCCAGGTTTGACATTATTTTGCTAGGTATGGGCGACGATGGGCATACCGCGTCGTTGTTTCCGCACACTGAAGCATTGCAAGCACGGGGGTTGATTACGGTTGGTAACAAGCAGGATGAACTCCGAATTACATTTACAGTGCCGTTGATTAATCACGCGCGGTGTGTGATGTTTGTAGTTGCTGGTGCAGACAAAAAATCTGCTTTAGCGCAAGTGTTTGCAACTGATGCTGACGACTTTAGTTATCCTAGTCGCTTAATTCAACCGCAAGGAGAATTATGGTGGCTACTCGATCGTGATGCAGGAGAAGAGTTACAAGTTTCTACTGCTGCTGAATCCTAAATTAGTGACTAAAATTTGACGTAGTATGTTCGGTTAAGCAAACTCGACGCTCAATTTTGATGGAAAGATATTCATGATTGTCTGTCCTAACTGTAATCACTCTAACCCCGACGGAGCGCAAACGTGCGAGGCTTGCTATACTCCTTTACCTGCTACCGCAACTTGTCCTAATTGTGGAGCAACGGTACAAACAGATGCAAGCTTCTGCGGTCAATGTGGTTTTAACTTAAAAGCAAGTCGAGCAACAGAAGAAATTTTCGCAGGTGATATCAGCACGGATGTTGGTAATGATATTCCAGCATTAGAAACTCCTGAACCACTTGTTGAACCACAGCGCTTGGTAATCAGCGCACATCCGAGTGCAGAAACCTCAAGTCAGAGTTACTTAGTAGAATCAGTAGAAACACCGAAATCACAATCTGAATTAACATCACCAGCAAGCGATACTACTCCACTGCCCACGACTCCTGTAAGTAGTGCAGAGCAAGTTAGCACAGTCTCAGGTTCGCCTACAGGTAGTTCCAAAACGCAATTACAGCAGCAAACAATAAAATTGCTACATGTCCAAACTGATACAAATATAGAATTGCCACAAAATTTAGGTGTTATTCACATTGGTAAGCCTAATGACAGAATTCCCCCAGATATTGATGTGTCTGGATTTCCCAACTCAGAGATAGTCTCGCGAATTCATGCGGATATTCGCGTTGAAGGAGACGCATACTTTGTTGAAGATGTCGGCAGTTCCAATGGCACTTATGTCAACAGTAGACCACTGCAACCAGGCGATCGCCATCGTTTGCGCGCAGGCGATCGCATTGCCCTCGGTAAGGGAGATTTGGTCACTTTCTTATTTCAAATGTCCTAGTTTATTTCAACTTTAATTAACTAAAGTGATTACACTCATTCTCCTACATCCGCTGCACTCGACACCAATTCAACATTGGACATTTGCCGACGAATCTGTTATCTGCATAGGACGTGCCACTGATAATAATGTTGTATTGTATAGCGCGGTTGTCTCTCGCAAACATATCGAGTTACGTTGCAGTAATGGCAACTGGGAAATTATTAGCTTGGGTGCGAATGGTACTTTTATCGACGATAGACGAATTACAAAAATGCCCGTGATAGATGGCGTAACAATTCGTTTAGCACAATCAGGACCACAAATTCAAATTCGCTTAGGAGTTGTTTCTACACCAATACAAGAAACGAAAAAACCTGTATCACAACCGAAACCGAAAACTGCCTCATTTAAAGAGCAAACAACCTCGCGCGATACAGCGATTGAAACAATCTTTGGCGAACCATTAGAGTTTCCAGCAGCTACACCACCGAAGGAACCATCAAAAGAAACCGTGATTGGCGAACCATTTAGAAAATATACTCAAGATTAAATTTGAGTGAAGGCGTCACGTTTTGAAAGCAGCCGCCAAGCAAGAGAAAATCAAATTTTGGCGTGAGGAAGTAGCGCTGAGTCATCTGGAATTACTTCATGCGAGGTACATCACGCATTCATTTTCCAGACACGCGCATGAAACGTTTGCCATTGGCGTTATTGAGCAAGGTGCAGAGGCTTTTAGTTATCAGGGAGAGAAACATATTGCTCCTGCGGGCAGTGTCGTTGTCATCAATCCTGGAGAAGTCCATACTGGTAGCGCTGCGAATATTCATGTTGGTTGGACTTATCGCATGTTGTATCCTGATATTAAACTTTTACAGCAGGCTACATCGGAAGCTGGGCAACAAACGTCTGAAATTCCTTACTTTCCGATCGCCGTAATTCAAGATAGTCAACTGGCGCGATTGATTCTCAAATTGCATCACACCTTAGAAAAGGTTACTTGCACTTTAGAGCAAGATTCCTGTTTGTTGTGGACACTCGCACAATTAATTGCGCGACACGCAGGAGAACGCCTGATATGGAGAGTAGGCAAAGAGTCTCAGGCGGTACTACGAGTGCAGGAATACTTAGAGGCACACTATACAAAGAATATTTCCTTAGATGCGATCGCCCGCATTGCTAACCTGAGTCCGTTTTATCTTATTCGCACGTTTCGCAAGTGTATAGGTTTACCACCCCACGAGTATTTAACGCAAATCCGCATTTCTCGTGCCAAAATTCTACTATTGCAAGGATATGCGATCGCTCAAGTAGCTCACGACACAGGTTTTGCCGATCAAAGTCATTTAACACGACACTTCAAACGCATTGTAGGTGTTACTCCTGGGCAATACCAGCATATAAGGCAATAACGTTCAAGACGGAATTGATTTGCACTACGTAAACTTAGGGGTAATTGGTAATTGGTAATTGTCACCTATGCAGGAATTTCGCACAGGTTGCAGTCGTGCTTTAGGAGTTGGTGTAGGATATGTCCCGATCGCAATCAGTTTTGGGGCGCTAGCGACGCAATCAGGGCTTTCTGATGCTGCGGCTGTCGTCATGTCAGTTTGGGTGTATGCAGGTGCGGCGCAATTTGCTGCACTCGAAGGAATCAGACAAAATCTTTCTTGGCTAAGTATTGTATTAACAATGCTGCTCATGAACCTACGGCATATTCCGATAAGTTTAGCAATTAACCCAATTTTCAATCGATTCGACCGTAAACAGCAGCTATTTCTCGCACATGGACTTACAGACGAAGCCTTTGCACTAGATGTCTCCGACAAACCCAGATCCTGGCATTATTACACTGGTATTCACCTATTTTGCTGGCTTTCCTGGATTCTCGGCACATGGATCGGCTGCCAATTAGGACAACAAATCCCAGCAC
This genomic interval carries:
- a CDS encoding AzlC family ABC transporter permease codes for the protein MQEFRTGCSRALGVGVGYVPIAISFGALATQSGLSDAAAVVMSVWVYAGAAQFAALEGIRQNLSWLSIVLTMLLMNLRHIPISLAINPIFNRFDRKQQLFLAHGLTDEAFALDVSDKPRSWHYYTGIHLFCWLSWILGTWIGCQLGQQIPAQWLQFALPSLFICLLIDNIKTWNQQIILTILTGVVLVLTLQNIGTLGILISILGVAALATLQNQ
- a CDS encoding FHA domain-containing protein, producing the protein MIVCPNCNHSNPDGAQTCEACYTPLPATATCPNCGATVQTDASFCGQCGFNLKASRATEEIFAGDISTDVGNDIPALETPEPLVEPQRLVISAHPSAETSSQSYLVESVETPKSQSELTSPASDTTPLPTTPVSSAEQVSTVSGSPTGSSKTQLQQQTIKLLHVQTDTNIELPQNLGVIHIGKPNDRIPPDIDVSGFPNSEIVSRIHADIRVEGDAYFVEDVGSSNGTYVNSRPLQPGDRHRLRAGDRIALGKGDLVTFLFQMS
- a CDS encoding AraC family transcriptional regulator, translating into MKAAAKQEKIKFWREEVALSHLELLHARYITHSFSRHAHETFAIGVIEQGAEAFSYQGEKHIAPAGSVVVINPGEVHTGSAANIHVGWTYRMLYPDIKLLQQATSEAGQQTSEIPYFPIAVIQDSQLARLILKLHHTLEKVTCTLEQDSCLLWTLAQLIARHAGERLIWRVGKESQAVLRVQEYLEAHYTKNISLDAIARIANLSPFYLIRTFRKCIGLPPHEYLTQIRISRAKILLLQGYAIAQVAHDTGFADQSHLTRHFKRIVGVTPGQYQHIRQ
- a CDS encoding FHA domain-containing protein, which encodes MITLILLHPLHSTPIQHWTFADESVICIGRATDNNVVLYSAVVSRKHIELRCSNGNWEIISLGANGTFIDDRRITKMPVIDGVTIRLAQSGPQIQIRLGVVSTPIQETKKPVSQPKPKTASFKEQTTSRDTAIETIFGEPLEFPAATPPKEPSKETVIGEPFRKYTQD